Proteins found in one Candidatus Binataceae bacterium genomic segment:
- a CDS encoding CBS domain-containing protein, with translation MEAKVSDVLRHKGDRVVTLMPQQTVAAAVQLLTKNRIGAAPVVDEGGRVVGIVSERDIIRGMSEDAGALLALPVDQLMTREVKTCVPEDRLVDLMRVMTLQRIRHLPVVHSGALCGIVSIGDVVKQRLEEVQSEVEDLHRYIRSP, from the coding sequence ATGGAAGCAAAGGTTTCGGATGTCCTGAGGCACAAAGGTGATCGTGTCGTCACCCTTATGCCGCAACAAACCGTCGCGGCGGCCGTCCAACTGCTCACCAAAAATCGGATCGGGGCTGCACCGGTCGTCGACGAGGGGGGTCGAGTCGTTGGGATAGTCTCCGAGCGCGACATTATCCGCGGCATGTCGGAAGATGCCGGAGCCTTGTTAGCACTTCCGGTCGATCAATTGATGACCCGTGAAGTCAAGACCTGCGTCCCAGAGGATCGGCTAGTCGATTTGATGCGGGTGATGACGCTACAACGCATCCGCCACTTGCCGGTAGTCCATAGCGGAGCACTTTGCGGAATCGTTAGCATCGGCGACGTTGTCAAGCAGCGTCTCGAAGAGGTCCAGTCCGAGGTAGAGGATCTCCACAGATACATTCGCTCGCCATAA
- a CDS encoding VirB3 family type IV secretion system protein, with protein MDIGQAQIHRSLTRPVLLGGAERAPAIVKATTMLGIGLGPGFHWPNILLGAFLGTAVHMLLRWMAKRDPQFFAVYLRHLSYQPDYRHFADPDAPPARVYRSVEPYKRY; from the coding sequence ATGGATATTGGACAGGCGCAGATACATCGTTCATTGACCAGGCCAGTCTTGCTGGGCGGGGCGGAGCGGGCGCCGGCGATCGTCAAAGCGACCACCATGCTCGGCATCGGACTGGGACCGGGCTTCCACTGGCCGAACATTTTGCTCGGGGCTTTTCTGGGCACGGCGGTGCATATGCTGCTGCGTTGGATGGCCAAGCGCGATCCGCAATTCTTCGCGGTCTACCTGCGCCACCTGAGCTACCAGCCGGACTACCGACATTTTGCCGACCCGGACGCGCCGCCGGCGCGCGTCTATCGTTCGGTGGAACCATACAAGAGGTACTGA